The stretch of DNA GGAGCTTGGGAAGGACGTGCACTTCGTGACCGAAGGGCGGGAGATCGAACTCGATCGATCGCTGCTCGATGCGATCGGCGATCCGATTATCCACCTGCTGCGGAACGCGCTCGATCACGGGCTTGAGGATGCGGAAACGCGCCGCGCCGCCGGCAAGGCGCCGACCGGAACGCTGACGCTGCGCGCGGCGCGCGATCGCGCGGCCGTGATCCTGCAGGTGGAGGACGATGGTCGCGGCATCGACCGCGATGTCATCCTGCGTCGTGCGCATCAACAGGGACTGTTGCCGGACAGCGTCGCCACGTTGGATGACGATGCCCTGCTGCAGGTCCTGGCATACGCGGGGTTCTCCACGGCGCGCTCCGTCACGGCCGTGTCCGGACGCGGCGTTGGCGTGGACATTGTCGCCACGCGCGTGCGCGCGCTGGGTGGTGCGCTGGAGATCGAGACGCTGCAGGGACAGGGCACGGTCTTCACACTGCGCCTGCCGGTGACATTGGCCATCGCTCGCGCCCTGCTGGTCGATGTGGCCGGATCGACGTACGCCATTCCCGCAGACCACGTGCTGGAAGCGCTGGCGTACGATCCCGGCACACTCGTCACCGTGGCGGAACGCGAATCGGTGACGGTGCGCGAGGAAGTGGTGCCGATTGTGCATCTCCGGGAGCGCTTTGGCCTCGAGCGACGCCGGGACGATCTGTATCTGGCGGTGGTCGAAGTGGCCGGTCGACGCACGGCACTGGCGGTCGATGCGCTGGTGGCCCAACAGGACATCGTCGTGAAATCGTTTGATGCGGTGCGCGGCAGTGAACCGTGGTTCAGCGGGGCCACGGTGCTCGGTGACGGGACGCCGGCACTCATCGTCGATCTGGGCAGCCTCACATGATCGCCTCGTTCGAGCCGACGGGCTGCGCAGGGTTCGCCGTACTGAAGCTGGAGACATGATGGAAGCGATCCGCTCGCTGAAGACAATCCAGCTCGACGCGCTCCGCGAAACGGCCAACATCGGCGCCGGGCACGCGGCGACCGCTTTGTCGCAGATGACGGGCAGCACCATCATGATCAAGGTGCCGGCGATCTCGGTGGCGAGCATGGAGGACATGCCGGCGCAGTTCTCGCCCGATGAGGAGCCGGTCGCCGCGGTCCTCATGCATATGCTGGGCGATCTGAGCGGCCGGACGCTGCTGGTGTTTCCGCGACCGACGGTGATGCGACTGGCGGAGTTGATGCTGCGTCGCCCCATCGGGTCGTCACTGGCGCTGGGAGAGCTCGAGTCATCGGCCATCAAGGAGGCCGGCAACATTCTCAGTGGCGCCTATATGAACGCGCTGAGCGACTTTCTGGGCATGCTGCTGTTGCCGTCGCCGCCCACGCTGGTGATCGACATGTCGACGGCGGTGCTCACCAGCGCGTTCGGCGAATTCGCGCCCGACCCGGACGCCATTCTCTGTGTCGAAAGCGAGTTCATACTCACGGAGCTGCAGCACACCCTTCGCGGCTTCTTCCTGCTGCTGCCTGACCCCGCGTCGCTGCAGGTGATGTTGCGCGCGCTGCGTCTGGCCTGAAGGCGCCGATGAGCGGCGGCGAGCCGAACAGGGGCACGCCAGGCGGGCGTGATGTCGAGTTGCTGCGCGCCATGGCCCACCGGATCGATCAACAGGATCCCGGCGCCTTCAACAACCTCGGTGTGCTCTATTTCAGCAAGGGACTCCACGCCGAGGCGGTGGAAGCCTTTCTCCGCGCGCTCGCCCTGGATGCGCGCATGCGCACCGCCGCGCGCAACCTGGAAGTGGCCGCCGCGAAGCCGGGGGCGTGTGATGCGCGACTGTTGACGCTCAACGTCCAACTGGCCGACCATCCACACGACACGTCTGCCCGACGGGATCGCGCACGACTGCTGCGCCTGATCGGTCGGAATGAGGACGCCACGCGGCAGCTTGATGCGCTCATCGCCGAGGATCCCGACGATGGCGCGTCGCTGTTCGAGCGCGGTCTGGTGGAACAGCGCGCGGGCGATCTGCGTCGGGCGCAACGCTGGTTTGAACGTGCCGTCAATGCACTGACGGACGATCCGGTCGCTCGCCTGCACCTGGCGGAAGTGCTGTATCAACGCGGACAGAATGAGCAGGCGCTGGACGAGCTGGATGCGGTGCTGCAGCAGGATGACACGATTGCCGACGCGCACCTGCTGCGCGGATTCGTCCTCGGCGACATGGGACATCACGATCTCGCGGTTGCCGCTGCGCGTCATGCGGCGGCACTGAACCCGTCGCCGCAGGCCCTGCAGCCGCACCTGTCCCTGGAGTCGGCGCCCGCCGCCGTAGCGGTCGAGGCGCCGGTGCAGGGCGCGATGGCGCGCTACGGGCTGGGACTGGCCTTCCGACAGCGCGGATACTTTGCCGAAGCCCGTCGGGAGTTCCAGCGCGCAATCGCGCAGGGTGAGGATGCGCGCCTGTCCCGCCACGCCCTCGCGGAACTGGATCTCGTGGCTGGTGAGTATGACGCGGCGCGCGTGGCCTACGAAAGCCTGCTGGCCGATCAGCCTGACCACGCGCGATTGTGGAACGAACACGGCGTCGCCCATCACCAGAGTGGCAATCTGGCGGCCGCGGCCGAGTCGTATCGCGCCGCCTTGCGACAGGACCCGCGCTACGCACTCGCCTATAACAATCTCGGCGTGGCCCTGCAGGATATCGGTGATGAGAACGCGGCGCGTGAGTCGTTGCTGCGGGCGTGCGAGCTCGATCCGTCCATGGTGCGGGCGCGTTTGAATCTCGCGTGGTGGCATCAACGACAACAGGATCCGTTGGCGGCGCTGTCGTTGCTGGGCGAGCTGGTGGCGTTTCACCCCAACGATGCCGACGCGTGGCAGGCGATGGGCGTGATCTGCGAGGCGCTCCAGTGGCGCGACGAGGCCCGCGGCGCGTTTGCCCGCGCGGTCGAAGAGCGGCCCACGCATGCGGAAGCGCGCTACGCACTGGCGCACCTGCTGGGCCAGATGGGCGACACCGACGGCGCGCTGCGAGAGACCGAGCAGGCACTGGGCCTGGCGTCGGTGCGAACCGAGGCGCGCATGAGTGTGGGCATCGACCTTCAACGGGAATGTCCGGAGGCGTGTGGTGCGCTGACCCTGCTGTCGGTCCGGCATGGCGATCCGTTGCACGGCGTGGCGGTGGCGTCTCACGATCTGGCCGCCATGCTGCCCGAACGGGGCGAGGGGGAATCCTCGGCCGTGTTGGACCCGGTCGCCGACGCGTCGCAGGCGTGCCTCGACGCGGACACCTTCGCCGCGCGCGGTGTCATGGGAGAAGCGCTGGACCGGTACGAGCATGCACGGGCGCTTCTTGAACCCGAGCACGGCGCACCCGAGAGCCCGGCCTACGCGCTCTGGCGACATGCCGCGATTGGCGAAGCCCGCTCGCACTGCCTGTTGGGTCGTGGCACCGAGGCCTTGCCGTTGCTCAAGACGCTCGGTGTGCACGATGGCCGGGACGCCGAAGTGCTTGCGCTGTTCGCCTGTAGCAGCGCGCACGCGTCGCAGTACGACACGGCGCGCAAGGCGATCCTGCGTATCCTGCGACTCGAACCGTCCAGTGCCGCCTTGATGCACTTTGTCGGAGACGCTGCCACCGCAATCGACGATAACGGACTCGCGCTTGCCTGCTATCGACGCGCGCTGGCGCTCGATCCGTCACGACCGTCGCCGCGGGTGGCGATTGCGCGATTGCTTCGCGCCCGCGGCGACTTGCTGGCCGCGCGCCTCGAATTGGTCGCTGCGCTTTCCACGGTGCCCGACTGGCGCGAAGCCGTGCTGGAACTGGCGCAGGTGCATCGCGACGCCGATCGACCCCATGAGGTGCTGGCCCTGTTGACGCGTCATCTCGCGTCCATGCCGACCGACCTCGACGCGCTGATTCTGCTGGCCGAAACGCTGATCCGTCTGGAGAATGACCGGGACGCCAGGGTGGCCGTGACGCGCATTCTGCGGCACGATCCGTCGCATCGTCACGCGGCATGGCTGGATGGGGTGCTGCTCGCGCGACAGGCGCGGCTGCGCGATGCGCTGGAGCGCTGGCGGTTCGTCGCGATTGATGCCGATGACGCGCTCGCCGTCAAGGCGAATCGCGCCATTGCGGAAGCGAACGCGCCGCAACTCCGTCTCGTCTCATGAAACGCGCATGAGCCTCGAGGGACGGCTTCGCGAACTCGGACTCCCGGACGTGTTGCAGTTGCTCGGGCTCAGTCGGAAATCCGGGACGTTGCAGCTGCGCGCCCAGCTGCAGGGGGCCGCGGCGTTTGTGCGCCTGGCGCAGGGGGCGATCGTTGATGCCGCATCGTGGCGCCTGCACGAGGGCGAACGGGCCGAGGACGCGCCGGGCCTTGCCACGTCGTCGGCCGCCACCCGCGCGGTGGAGGCGTGTGTGCTCGACTTGCTGACCTGGCGAGACGGCGAGTTTCGGTTTGTCCCGATCGAGACGCCTCCGCCCGTCAGTCCGGTGCGTCTGACAGTGGACATGCTGCTGGTGGAGGCGGCGCAGCGTGCCGAGAACTGGGAACGCCTCGCGGACCGCATCGCGCATGCGCACGTGGTGCCGGCCTTCGTCGATGTGGAGCCCCAGCAGTTGCCCCTGCTTCGGCTGGTGCCACAGGAGTGGGAGATTCTCACGCGCGTCGATGGCAAGCGGGATCTGGCCGAACTCGCCACGGTGCTCGGTCGGGAGTTGTTGGACGTCGCCGGCATCGTGCATGGACTGATTGGTGCCG from Gemmatimonadaceae bacterium encodes:
- a CDS encoding chemotaxis protein CheC gives rise to the protein MEAIRSLKTIQLDALRETANIGAGHAATALSQMTGSTIMIKVPAISVASMEDMPAQFSPDEEPVAAVLMHMLGDLSGRTLLVFPRPTVMRLAELMLRRPIGSSLALGELESSAIKEAGNILSGAYMNALSDFLGMLLLPSPPTLVIDMSTAVLTSAFGEFAPDPDAILCVESEFILTELQHTLRGFFLLLPDPASLQVMLRALRLA
- a CDS encoding tetratricopeptide repeat protein, whose product is MSGGEPNRGTPGGRDVELLRAMAHRIDQQDPGAFNNLGVLYFSKGLHAEAVEAFLRALALDARMRTAARNLEVAAAKPGACDARLLTLNVQLADHPHDTSARRDRARLLRLIGRNEDATRQLDALIAEDPDDGASLFERGLVEQRAGDLRRAQRWFERAVNALTDDPVARLHLAEVLYQRGQNEQALDELDAVLQQDDTIADAHLLRGFVLGDMGHHDLAVAAARHAAALNPSPQALQPHLSLESAPAAVAVEAPVQGAMARYGLGLAFRQRGYFAEARREFQRAIAQGEDARLSRHALAELDLVAGEYDAARVAYESLLADQPDHARLWNEHGVAHHQSGNLAAAAESYRAALRQDPRYALAYNNLGVALQDIGDENAARESLLRACELDPSMVRARLNLAWWHQRQQDPLAALSLLGELVAFHPNDADAWQAMGVICEALQWRDEARGAFARAVEERPTHAEARYALAHLLGQMGDTDGALRETEQALGLASVRTEARMSVGIDLQRECPEACGALTLLSVRHGDPLHGVAVASHDLAAMLPERGEGESSAVLDPVADASQACLDADTFAARGVMGEALDRYEHARALLEPEHGAPESPAYALWRHAAIGEARSHCLLGRGTEALPLLKTLGVHDGRDAEVLALFACSSAHASQYDTARKAILRILRLEPSSAALMHFVGDAATAIDDNGLALACYRRALALDPSRPSPRVAIARLLRARGDLLAARLELVAALSTVPDWREAVLELAQVHRDADRPHEVLALLTRHLASMPTDLDALILLAETLIRLENDRDARVAVTRILRHDPSHRHAAWLDGVLLARQARLRDALERWRFVAIDADDALAVKANRAIAEANAPQLRLVS
- a CDS encoding DUF4388 domain-containing protein; translation: MSLEGRLRELGLPDVLQLLGLSRKSGTLQLRAQLQGAAAFVRLAQGAIVDAASWRLHEGERAEDAPGLATSSAATRAVEACVLDLLTWRDGEFRFVPIETPPPVSPVRLTVDMLLVEAAQRAENWERLADRIAHAHVVPAFVDVEPQQLPLLRLVPQEWEILTRVDGKRDLAELATVLGRELLDVAGIVHGLIGAGLLTLREVQTAPRRNPTPPIGSDVLSPRAGGSAASHARDLWIPHGDDALTTAGDVHGDDDTLFDPIQMGVLTADGMPRRRTTPRGMPALSTPAEMRTDDTVASSVAETSLHRGEASWPLPGMDATTLCTHGDEAARRGDLAGALTFWSAALRSEASLADADRIREAIALAARLHALLHPAARRE